The Fimbriimonas ginsengisoli Gsoil 348 genome window below encodes:
- the mobA gene encoding molybdenum cofactor guanylyltransferase: MSIEAVVLTGGASRRMGTDKSQIPIDGVAQAERIVAALTVAGIPVTVLGREAVPGAAFLADAEKFGGPLAALAAFSASHELVFVASCDLPRFEPSVVNLLALKLGGADAAVPLLSGHRQPLCALYRSNAFEAAAEVAAMGKRSLMAWLDVLQVAEVAEGDFESSGLDPVAATSANTPDELAALLEPKPC; the protein is encoded by the coding sequence ATGAGCATTGAGGCCGTCGTCCTTACCGGAGGCGCGAGCCGCCGAATGGGAACCGACAAGTCGCAGATCCCGATCGACGGGGTCGCCCAAGCCGAACGAATCGTCGCCGCCCTCACAGTGGCCGGAATTCCGGTGACCGTTCTCGGCCGAGAGGCGGTTCCGGGAGCCGCTTTCCTCGCCGACGCGGAAAAGTTCGGCGGGCCGCTCGCCGCGCTTGCCGCTTTCTCTGCAAGCCATGAGCTCGTCTTCGTCGCCTCCTGCGACCTCCCCCGATTCGAGCCGAGCGTCGTCAACCTCCTGGCTTTGAAGCTTGGCGGAGCCGATGCCGCCGTGCCTCTGCTCTCTGGTCATCGCCAACCACTCTGCGCACTCTACCGGTCCAACGCCTTCGAAGCCGCCGCCGAGGTTGCCGCCATGGGGAAGCGCAGTCTCATGGCCTGGCTCGACGTCCTCCAAGTCGCCGAGGTCGCCGAAGGCGATTTCGAATCGAGTGGCTTGGACCCGGTGGCGGCGACAAGCGCGAATACCCCCGACGAGCTCGCCGCCTTGCTTGAGCCGAAACCATGCTGA
- the glp gene encoding gephyrin-like molybdotransferase Glp — MLTYEEALSTILDAVAPLQSESESLVMLPGRILAEPIVAPIDLPVFDNSAVDGYGVGLPIKGPLRLKGELAAGSDPTNVSVGKGETIRIFTGAPVPAGVNAVAMQEDCVVENGSVTIGGKLKVGEHVRRRGDELTAGTRIFDSGVLVTPPVLGVLAMCGVASASVARRPRITVVETGTELVEPGQPLTPGAVYAANGVALAAAAQALGAETRILRATDDPALLKETLRDAMNDADLVVTSGGVSVGDHDLVRPTWESLGVREVFWRVSIKPGKPVFFGKSESGPLVLGLPGNPVSSLVTFRLFVRPALLALQGRKDGGIFTVRAGVEMRGSDSRDEFVRVNLRDGHAYPTPHQGSNEATGLATADALVRLPAGTVRLKSGEKASALLLDWAP; from the coding sequence ATGCTGACCTACGAAGAAGCCCTGTCCACGATCTTGGATGCCGTCGCGCCCCTTCAAAGCGAGTCGGAGTCACTCGTAATGCTCCCCGGCCGGATCCTTGCCGAGCCGATCGTCGCGCCCATCGACCTCCCGGTCTTCGATAACTCCGCCGTCGACGGATACGGCGTCGGCTTGCCAATCAAAGGCCCGCTCCGCCTCAAAGGCGAGCTGGCAGCCGGCTCGGATCCCACGAATGTCTCCGTCGGAAAGGGCGAGACGATCCGAATCTTTACGGGCGCCCCAGTCCCGGCCGGCGTCAACGCGGTTGCGATGCAGGAGGATTGCGTGGTGGAGAACGGCTCCGTGACGATCGGTGGAAAGCTCAAAGTGGGCGAGCATGTCCGCCGGCGAGGCGACGAGTTGACCGCCGGCACGCGGATCTTCGACTCGGGAGTCCTGGTCACCCCGCCCGTTCTTGGAGTGCTCGCCATGTGCGGCGTTGCTTCGGCGTCCGTTGCCCGCCGCCCACGCATTACCGTCGTGGAGACCGGTACCGAGCTCGTCGAGCCGGGGCAGCCGCTCACCCCCGGCGCGGTCTACGCCGCCAACGGCGTGGCCCTGGCCGCGGCGGCCCAAGCTCTGGGAGCAGAAACCCGGATCCTCCGCGCGACCGACGATCCTGCCCTATTGAAAGAAACTCTCCGCGATGCCATGAACGACGCCGACCTCGTCGTCACATCCGGCGGCGTCTCGGTGGGCGATCACGACCTCGTCCGCCCAACCTGGGAGTCGCTGGGAGTTCGCGAGGTTTTCTGGCGTGTCTCGATCAAACCGGGCAAGCCGGTCTTCTTCGGCAAGAGCGAAAGCGGCCCCCTCGTCCTTGGCCTTCCGGGCAACCCGGTTTCCTCGCTCGTAACCTTCCGCCTCTTCGTCCGCCCGGCCCTCTTGGCGCTTCAGGGGCGGAAGGATGGCGGCATCTTCACCGTCAGGGCCGGGGTCGAGATGCGCGGCAGCGATTCGCGGGACGAATTCGTCCGCGTCAACCTCCGCGATGGCCACGCTTACCCCACTCCGCACCAGGGCTCGAACGAGGCGACCGGCCTCGCGACTGCCGACGCACTCGTGCGCCTACCCGCCGGAACCGTAAGGCTAAAGTCCGGCGAAAAGGCCTCGGCGCTCTTGCTCGACTGGGCTCCGTAG
- a CDS encoding tetratricopeptide repeat protein — MSKVVSAPIARWVKAMSLLGKWFGFSADEVFDEAMAEFDQGAYEEAIEAFARCLSDDSVDAATLRLSRFYTAESHSQLGKNRLRTGLALSALQHFEAALQLFPGYPDLNLSAARACRLLGARTRARFYLDRALDANPRFPEAIFLDGVLRYEAAEYEPGLNRCREACELEPSLGLDICRRAIQDHQDGECERCLKCLAAMAVNSHGDSTLHARVADSFMRDGLLEEAAEEYRRATALAPGFADVRCKLGRVLIALGRPGEALDQLREALRINPASADAYAQAGLAHRLLGNGLEAIAAFQKAQSLSPDHPIASQELRRVRGYLS; from the coding sequence ATGTCTAAAGTCGTAAGCGCGCCGATAGCGCGGTGGGTCAAGGCAATGTCTCTCTTAGGTAAGTGGTTCGGATTTTCAGCCGACGAGGTCTTCGATGAGGCCATGGCTGAATTCGACCAAGGAGCCTACGAAGAGGCGATCGAAGCGTTCGCCAGGTGCCTCAGCGACGACTCGGTCGACGCTGCCACGCTGAGACTATCCCGCTTCTACACTGCGGAAAGCCATTCCCAGCTTGGCAAAAACCGCCTCCGAACCGGCTTGGCGCTCTCGGCCCTCCAGCACTTCGAGGCCGCCCTTCAGCTCTTTCCCGGATACCCGGACCTGAACCTGAGCGCGGCCCGCGCCTGCCGCCTTCTCGGCGCCCGGACCCGCGCTCGCTTTTACTTAGACCGAGCCCTCGACGCTAATCCGCGCTTCCCGGAGGCAATCTTCCTCGACGGAGTGCTCCGGTATGAAGCGGCGGAGTACGAGCCGGGGCTCAACCGATGTCGCGAAGCGTGCGAGCTGGAGCCAAGCCTCGGACTGGACATCTGCCGCCGTGCCATCCAGGACCATCAAGACGGCGAATGCGAACGGTGCCTCAAGTGTCTGGCCGCGATGGCGGTCAATAGCCACGGCGACTCGACGCTTCACGCCCGCGTCGCCGATAGCTTCATGCGAGACGGCCTGCTCGAAGAGGCCGCCGAGGAATACCGTCGGGCAACCGCCCTCGCCCCCGGATTTGCCGACGTTCGGTGCAAGCTCGGGCGAGTTCTCATCGCCCTCGGGCGGCCGGGGGAGGCGCTCGATCAGCTTCGAGAGGCCCTGCGTATCAATCCCGCATCGGCGGACGCCTACGCCCAGGCCGGCCTCGCCCACCGTCTATTGGGAAACGGCCTCGAGGCGATCGCCGCATTTCAAAAGGCGCAAAGCCTGAGCCCGGACCACCCGATCGCGAGCCAGGAGCTTCGAAGAGTCCGCGGATACCTGAGCTAA
- a CDS encoding acyltransferase family protein: MRRRPALASLPVTRLPFLEALRGIAALYVVLGHICTLADPRRLLGMTDHAPIWLQTVMRPFAFGHLAVAAFIVISGYCLQLSLFSRADGTIGNLGNFYRRRALRILPAYYACLAFSLIVCVTVTGAHPELSRFLPVNTGTVLSHLFMVHNFSEEWMYKLNGVLWSIAIEAQLYVLFPLLVLSFTRFGRWTTLAGASGLALVAMKFVPHAPKLYPWFLALFVLGMLAAHLAYRPSLKLGSRPILGWIAFLGGAAATVWSVTHGDVLAWGDAAIAVTVAALCFVLTTSEQGALISLVSRPKLVALGGFSYSLYLMHHPILQVVYGLRPTGITGETAIFFYLLAAGLPVVLFGTWLFSLYFERPFMPQRAVTRHELHPGLVPIRLPLKTYHPSRLELAARREAEPAVA, from the coding sequence ATGCGGCGACGTCCGGCCCTTGCAAGCCTGCCCGTCACGCGCCTGCCGTTTCTGGAGGCGCTGCGTGGTATCGCGGCCCTCTACGTAGTTTTAGGGCATATTTGCACCCTGGCCGACCCGCGGCGCCTGCTCGGGATGACCGACCACGCTCCGATCTGGCTGCAGACGGTGATGCGTCCGTTTGCCTTCGGCCATCTCGCGGTGGCGGCGTTTATCGTCATCTCGGGCTACTGTCTACAGTTGTCGCTCTTCTCCCGGGCGGACGGCACCATCGGCAACCTTGGGAACTTCTACCGGCGTCGGGCGCTCCGGATTCTGCCCGCTTACTACGCCTGCCTCGCTTTTTCCCTGATCGTTTGCGTAACGGTCACCGGGGCGCATCCCGAGCTCTCGCGGTTCCTTCCCGTGAATACCGGGACGGTGCTTTCCCACCTCTTCATGGTCCACAACTTCAGCGAGGAGTGGATGTACAAGCTGAACGGCGTGCTTTGGAGCATCGCCATCGAGGCGCAGCTTTACGTGCTGTTTCCGCTCTTGGTCCTGAGCTTTACCCGGTTCGGCCGGTGGACCACCCTGGCGGGGGCGAGCGGCTTGGCGCTGGTTGCGATGAAGTTCGTACCCCATGCGCCAAAGTTGTATCCCTGGTTCCTCGCCCTGTTCGTCTTGGGAATGCTAGCCGCGCACCTGGCGTACCGTCCGAGTCTCAAGCTCGGGAGCCGGCCGATCCTTGGCTGGATCGCTTTTCTAGGAGGGGCCGCCGCCACGGTGTGGAGCGTGACCCATGGCGACGTGCTAGCGTGGGGGGACGCGGCGATCGCGGTGACGGTAGCAGCGCTCTGCTTCGTGTTGACCACGTCGGAGCAAGGCGCGCTGATCAGCCTGGTATCAAGGCCAAAGCTGGTGGCGCTCGGCGGCTTTTCCTATTCGCTCTATCTGATGCACCATCCGATTCTGCAGGTCGTTTATGGGCTGAGACCGACGGGGATCACCGGCGAGACCGCCATCTTTTTCTACCTTTTGGCAGCCGGTTTGCCGGTCGTCTTGTTCGGCACCTGGCTCTTCTCGCTCTATTTCGAGCGGCCATTCATGCCTCAGCGGGCGGTGACCCGGCACGAGCTGCACCCCGGGCTGGTTCCGATTCGACTACCGCTGAAGACGTACCATCCCTCCCGGTTAGAACTCGCCGCGCGGCGAGAGGCGGAGCCGGCGGTCGCTTAG
- a CDS encoding protease complex subunit PrcB family protein: MNALRSAFALFAVAAAALSGAQVNIKPWNPQNQLNWSVLTSGTVSQFKQSSFQILNSQNDLQMYWMNATGQAPQTAPIGVNWMKEKLVAINIGQRPTGGYSVVVQNVVKNGVYGTVYAVEQKPPQGQWVSEHITSPYVIIKVDRSAAQLSLSMSQQEGGSNGGVSVYGPGLFRYNPANYDRQGGGGFVDPRFQADWSSFQSGRRSKVAAAGMVTLNNLSDWQRCWEKITGDPPQTAPGGVDWMKYRLVAINLGQRPTTGFDIKVINVERHGVYGVIRAVEEIPVAGARVRHRSTTPWVVIKVQREISQFNIDVTQREGNGDLRYNDGD, translated from the coding sequence ATGAACGCCTTGCGCTCCGCCTTCGCCCTCTTCGCCGTCGCGGCGGCCGCATTGTCGGGTGCTCAGGTCAACATCAAGCCCTGGAACCCACAGAACCAGCTTAACTGGTCGGTGCTGACCAGCGGAACGGTGTCGCAGTTCAAGCAATCATCGTTCCAGATTCTGAATTCGCAGAACGATCTCCAGATGTACTGGATGAACGCCACCGGCCAAGCGCCCCAAACCGCCCCGATCGGCGTCAACTGGATGAAGGAGAAGCTGGTGGCGATCAACATCGGCCAGCGCCCCACTGGCGGGTATTCCGTGGTGGTCCAGAACGTAGTGAAGAACGGAGTCTACGGAACCGTTTACGCCGTAGAACAGAAGCCGCCGCAGGGTCAGTGGGTGAGCGAGCACATCACCAGCCCGTACGTGATCATCAAAGTCGACCGCTCGGCCGCTCAGCTTTCGCTGAGTATGTCGCAGCAGGAAGGCGGGTCTAACGGCGGCGTTTCGGTCTACGGTCCGGGGCTCTTCCGCTACAACCCCGCCAACTACGACCGTCAGGGCGGCGGCGGATTCGTCGATCCGAGGTTCCAGGCCGATTGGTCATCGTTCCAATCCGGTCGCCGATCGAAAGTTGCGGCTGCCGGAATGGTGACCCTCAACAACCTGTCCGACTGGCAGCGGTGTTGGGAAAAGATCACCGGCGACCCTCCCCAGACCGCGCCTGGTGGCGTGGATTGGATGAAGTATCGCCTCGTGGCCATCAATCTCGGCCAGCGCCCGACCACCGGCTTCGATATCAAAGTGATCAATGTGGAGCGCCACGGCGTCTACGGCGTCATCCGCGCCGTGGAAGAGATTCCGGTCGCGGGCGCCCGCGTCCGTCATCGATCCACGACCCCATGGGTTGTCATCAAGGTTCAGCGGGAGATCTCCCAGTTCAACATCGACGTCACCCAGCGCGAAGGGAATGGCGACCTCCGCTACAACGACGGCGATTGA
- a CDS encoding class I SAM-dependent methyltransferase, translating into MSNSIHQLVTDQFAPTAASYAVSAVHGNAQALAELVALVDPKPTDEVLDVATGAGHVALAFAPRVAKVVAYDLTPSMLEQTLASARGRGLSNIETQQGTAEKLPFADASFDIYTVRLAPHHFADTAESVREAARVLRPGGRYLVVDTASPEDAGLAVELDEIERLRDPSHVHNYSPSEWRQMVEDAGLTVEHEANSFCDEGRAMDFDDWVIRMRTPEDAVTELRRRFTQASPELRRLLDISIDGNRIGFRLPQVTMLARKAG; encoded by the coding sequence GTGAGCAACTCTATCCACCAGCTCGTCACCGATCAGTTTGCGCCGACGGCGGCTTCGTATGCCGTGAGCGCCGTCCACGGCAACGCGCAGGCGCTAGCGGAATTGGTGGCCTTGGTCGATCCGAAGCCGACTGACGAGGTGCTGGACGTCGCCACTGGCGCAGGGCACGTCGCCTTGGCATTCGCGCCCCGGGTGGCCAAGGTGGTGGCGTACGACCTGACGCCGTCCATGTTGGAACAGACCCTGGCGAGCGCCCGCGGGCGGGGCCTCTCAAACATTGAGACGCAGCAGGGTACGGCGGAGAAGCTTCCGTTCGCAGATGCTTCGTTCGATATATACACGGTCAGGTTGGCGCCGCACCATTTCGCCGATACGGCGGAGTCGGTTCGCGAAGCGGCGCGGGTGCTCCGTCCGGGTGGGCGGTATCTCGTGGTCGACACGGCCTCGCCCGAAGATGCCGGGCTCGCGGTGGAGCTCGACGAGATCGAACGCTTGCGCGATCCCTCGCACGTGCATAACTACTCGCCGTCCGAGTGGCGTCAGATGGTCGAGGATGCCGGGCTGACCGTCGAGCACGAAGCGAACAGCTTCTGCGACGAAGGTCGGGCGATGGATTTCGACGACTGGGTAATCCGCATGCGCACTCCGGAGGACGCGGTCACCGAGTTGAGGAGGCGATTCACGCAGGCCTCGCCGGAGCTCCGGCGGCTGCTGGACATCTCCATCGACGGAAATCGGATCGGGTTCCGGCTGCCCCAGGTAACAATGCTGGCACGTAAAGCAGGGTAG
- the add gene encoding adenosine deaminase gives MTELHIHLEGAVPIKAMAEIYRRHGHPELGDPERVKEFIRFEGFSDFLSRFKHFLTYMKAAEDYAFLTEAALANLADDGIRDVELTISLGAASFFHGLDWTHVLEEIARGYSAAHTATGIEMRILVDLIRNHGPEAGWKAARFAAENRHLNIAGINLGGDEANYPAAPYTEIYAFARDQGLGLTAHAGEAAGPESVWACVNLLKVDRIGHGTRAAEDPALLETIAERGIAIEACPTSNVRTGAVASLADHPLRKFLDAGCRVCLNTDDPTFFGVRLSDEFRQCAETHRLSDDEVQSLHRVAREAAFTGRPVRSM, from the coding sequence ATGACCGAACTTCACATACACCTCGAAGGCGCCGTGCCGATCAAAGCGATGGCCGAGATCTACCGACGGCACGGCCACCCTGAGCTGGGCGACCCTGAGCGAGTGAAGGAGTTCATCCGCTTCGAAGGGTTTTCCGACTTCCTAAGCCGCTTCAAGCACTTCCTCACCTATATGAAGGCGGCGGAAGATTACGCTTTTCTCACGGAAGCCGCGTTGGCGAACCTAGCCGACGACGGCATCCGCGACGTCGAACTCACCATTTCACTCGGCGCCGCTTCATTCTTCCACGGCCTAGACTGGACCCACGTCCTGGAGGAGATCGCGCGCGGCTATTCCGCGGCTCATACCGCTACCGGGATCGAGATGCGGATCCTCGTCGACCTCATCCGAAACCACGGTCCGGAAGCCGGCTGGAAAGCCGCCCGCTTTGCAGCCGAAAACCGCCACCTCAATATCGCCGGGATCAACTTGGGAGGTGACGAGGCCAACTACCCGGCCGCGCCCTACACCGAGATTTACGCGTTCGCCCGAGACCAGGGCCTCGGGCTCACCGCGCATGCCGGCGAAGCCGCCGGCCCCGAGAGTGTGTGGGCATGCGTAAACCTGCTGAAGGTAGACCGAATCGGCCACGGCACCCGCGCGGCCGAGGACCCGGCGCTGCTGGAAACGATCGCCGAACGGGGAATCGCCATCGAGGCGTGTCCCACGAGCAACGTCCGCACCGGGGCCGTTGCCTCGCTAGCGGATCACCCTCTGCGTAAGTTTCTCGATGCCGGCTGCCGAGTTTGCCTCAATACCGATGACCCCACTTTCTTCGGCGTGCGGCTGTCCGATGAGTTTCGGCAATGTGCCGAAACCCACCGGCTTTCGGACGACGAGGTCCAATCGCTACACCGCGTCGCCCGAGAGGCCGCGTTTACCGGCCGCCCAGTCCGCTCAATGTAA
- a CDS encoding carbohydrate ABC transporter permease — protein sequence MSANLVYAVGTLASWAGWFLFFRAIVLIAQMFGDKRRVSSGLAGTAVAAGVCFVVASLMKMQPDAAATSASAPGVWRFPLVWFVMPWTAWLGIIALVFVIWRSLQAGMAMDSKERMVRLQSAGLWLAAGLVFAWLYKSDPGSKIEVLKGGIGLKPDTAIAILLFAVAGTVAMVLAGRGAQTRGYGKAIVAQAALLAGAFVFGLPFAFLLVTSFKEDRDMSSVNGIIWIPRVQETVPFFDKKDPLFEAQYEGQTVQASIIEKNPDGSVKLDIQKPMAIRGLTFVAQPSQLKEIPKEANVFRGKFNGVDFVGKVVEEMDDGRRRIEFMQPPSLAGQQSLFALADLDPVRHIGLRTQNYPDALDFLPPETNRGMVYLKNTLVIVVFSVIGTILSSAIVAYAFSRMRFPGRNALFTLMLGTMMLPGAVTMMPQFLIFRAFGWIDTLMPLWVPAFFGSAFNIFLLRQFFMQIPLELEDAAKIDGCSYPKTFWSIMMPQIKPALAVIAIWTFVGAWNNFMGPLIYVNSPENMPLSYALKLFQGDRSGEPGLLMAFATLTVIPVLALFFFCQRYFIEGVTLSGLGGR from the coding sequence GTGAGCGCGAACCTGGTTTACGCAGTAGGGACGCTTGCGAGTTGGGCGGGATGGTTCCTCTTCTTTCGGGCGATCGTACTGATCGCACAGATGTTCGGCGATAAGAGGCGAGTCAGTTCTGGGCTGGCCGGGACGGCCGTCGCCGCGGGGGTCTGTTTCGTTGTGGCGAGCCTGATGAAGATGCAGCCCGACGCCGCGGCGACCTCGGCGAGCGCGCCGGGAGTATGGCGATTCCCGCTGGTCTGGTTCGTGATGCCTTGGACGGCCTGGTTGGGCATTATCGCCCTCGTCTTCGTGATCTGGCGGTCCCTCCAGGCCGGAATGGCGATGGATTCCAAGGAGCGAATGGTCCGCCTTCAGTCGGCCGGGCTTTGGCTAGCGGCGGGCCTCGTCTTTGCCTGGCTCTATAAATCCGATCCGGGCAGCAAGATCGAGGTGCTCAAGGGCGGCATCGGGTTGAAGCCCGACACCGCGATTGCGATCCTTCTGTTTGCCGTAGCCGGTACGGTGGCCATGGTGCTCGCGGGACGCGGCGCTCAGACACGGGGGTACGGTAAGGCGATCGTCGCCCAGGCCGCCCTCTTGGCCGGAGCTTTCGTGTTCGGCTTGCCGTTCGCCTTCCTGTTGGTTACGAGCTTTAAAGAGGACCGCGATATGAGCTCGGTCAACGGGATCATCTGGATTCCGCGGGTTCAGGAAACGGTGCCGTTCTTCGACAAAAAGGACCCGTTGTTCGAAGCTCAATACGAGGGGCAGACGGTGCAGGCCTCGATTATCGAAAAGAATCCGGACGGTTCGGTGAAGCTCGACATCCAGAAGCCGATGGCAATTCGGGGGCTCACGTTCGTCGCGCAGCCGTCGCAGCTCAAAGAGATTCCCAAGGAGGCGAACGTCTTCCGGGGCAAGTTTAACGGCGTAGACTTCGTGGGAAAGGTCGTCGAGGAGATGGACGATGGGCGGCGGCGGATCGAGTTCATGCAGCCCCCTTCCCTGGCGGGCCAGCAGTCGCTTTTCGCGCTGGCGGACCTAGATCCGGTTCGGCATATTGGATTGCGGACGCAGAACTATCCGGACGCGCTCGACTTCCTTCCGCCGGAGACGAACCGCGGGATGGTGTATCTCAAGAACACGCTCGTCATCGTCGTGTTCTCGGTAATCGGAACGATCTTGAGCTCCGCGATCGTTGCCTACGCCTTCTCGCGCATGAGGTTCCCCGGCCGGAACGCCCTCTTCACCTTGATGCTAGGCACGATGATGTTGCCGGGCGCGGTGACGATGATGCCGCAGTTCCTCATCTTCCGCGCGTTCGGGTGGATCGATACCTTGATGCCGCTCTGGGTCCCCGCGTTCTTTGGGTCGGCGTTCAACATCTTCCTGCTGCGCCAGTTCTTCATGCAAATTCCGCTGGAGTTGGAAGACGCGGCAAAGATCGACGGCTGCTCGTATCCGAAGACGTTCTGGAGCATCATGATGCCGCAGATCAAACCGGCGCTCGCCGTCATCGCGATCTGGACGTTCGTGGGAGCTTGGAACAACTTCATGGGGCCGCTGATCTACGTGAACTCCCCGGAGAACATGCCCCTCAGCTATGCGCTGAAGCTATTCCAAGGCGATCGGTCGGGTGAGCCCGGCTTGCTGATGGCGTTTGCGACTTTGACCGTCATTCCGGTGCTCGCGCTCTTCTTCTTCTGCCAGCGCTACTTCATCGAAGGGGTTACATTGAGCGGACTGGGCGGCCGGTAA